In a genomic window of Brettanomyces nanus chromosome 1, complete sequence:
- a CDS encoding uncharacterized protein (EggNog:ENOG41): MSSRKLFTGAYRYRLKRFYSNYSAPPSYFRQGSPPQTFDEIKQGNANNRGGSKFKEYAKSLAFLSISAALIYVLVDLREQLARAKKQLILVKKNQKEMIIQMQHYKKKMAMSAMKSTQKDTLIEGKMQMHIALLRKQLKENGIDPVSIDKALKEFEDKVRMSTTSTSVKLWVPGDSELKALIPDPYEYGK, from the coding sequence ATGAGCAGTCGGAAGCTGTTTACAGGAGCATACAGATACAGGTTAAAGCGATTCTATTCCAACTATTCTGCACCACCGTCATATTTCCGTCAGGGATCACCGCCTCAAACGTTTGATGAAATAAAACAAGGCAATGCCAACAATAGAGGCGGATCTAAATTCAAGGAATATGCCAAAAGTTTGGCCTTCCTAAGCATATCAGCAGCATTAATTTACGTTCTAGTCGATTTAAGAGAGCAGCTAGCAAGGGcgaagaagcagttgatACTGGTAAAAAAGAACcaaaaggagatgattATCCAGATGCAGCAttataaaaaaaagatggcTATGTCTGCCATGAAAAGTACACAGAAGGATACACTTATAGAAGgaaagatgcagatgcaTATAGCATTATTGCGGAAgcagttgaaggagaacgGAATAGATCCAGTTTCAATAGACAAAGCGTTGAAGGAGTTCGAAGATAAGGTAAGGATGTCTACCACGAGTACCTCTGTGAAGCTATGGGTGCCTGGAGATTCTGAATTGAAGG